In Fodinibius saliphilus, the sequence AACCCAGCAGATATCAGCTTTAATCTTTCGAATGGAGAGGCGGATATTTCTTGGAGTGCAAACTCTGAGAAGGACCTCCATTTCTATAAAGTTTATAAAGGATCGGATCCTGATCAGATGTCTGTAATAGATAGTGTATCCAGAGGTTCGCAGAGTTATACTTATACCAACGCTGCCACAGGTAACACTCAGTTTTATGGTGTAACAGCGGTAGATAGCTTAGGTAATGAAAGTGGATTTTCAGAACTCACCGGAAATTACTCGGGATCTGCCAATTATAGTGACAGCTGGAGTATGATAAGTATACCAACAGGAGCTGAAATAAAACTTCCTGATGAAGTACAGCTTGTTAGTTATTCAAGTGGGTATCAGGTAGAAGATTCTCTGAAAGGAGGTAAAGGATACTGGATAAAAGGTTCTGCTAAGGGTAGTATGTCGGTGGAAGGAAGTGTGCTAACGAGTGCCGGTATAAACCTTACAAGAGGGTGGAATATTATTGGTGGACTTACAGATACTTTACAGACAAATACTATCATAGATTCCAGCAGCGTGCTTACTTCTGTACCGATATATGTTTTTGATGGAAGTACCTATAAAGAAGTTTCCGAAATTACACCATCGGAGGCTTATTGGGTTTATGCTGACGATAAAGGTAAGATAGACCTACTTCTTGATTCGCCTGCTACTGTATCATCATCTAAAAAGGCTAAGGATGAAAGCAATCCGGTAGTACGAAACCTGCAAGAGCTAAGGTTTGAACGCGACGGTATAGAACAATCAATTTATATGATGGGCGGTAAACTTTCGAAAAAAGAGAAACGAAGTTATATGCTGCCACCGGTGGCACCGTCGGCACCTTTAGATGTTAGAATAAACGGAAGTTACAAGATTGCTGATAACAGTATGAGCAATTTAGATCTTACTGCCGCTTCTTACCCTGTTAAGGTAACTAGTGATAAAGCCAATAATAGTCCGATACGGATTGAGGCAATTGATGGAGAAAACGTAATCTATTTTGACTTGCGACCAGGAGAAAGCAGACTCATCGATCAAGAATATGATGATATGCGTTTTAAAAGCCTGGAATCTGATGAGATGGTTGTAGAAAATGATCTGCATCCTAATTATCCGAATCCGTTTAATCCATCAACGACTATAAGTTATGAACTGGCAAATAAAACAGAGGTGACCTTAAACGTCTTTGATATATTAGGCAGAAAGGTAAAAACTCTTGTTAACGAAGTTCAGCAATCGGGTACTTATAATGTGAACTTTAATGCCAGCAATCTGGCAAGTGGTGTTTATTTTGTACGGTTGCGCACCGATTCATTTACTAAAATTCAAAAAATGACTTTGATCAAATAGGGAGAATCCAATGTTTAAATATATTCGTATAATATTTGTCTTAGGATTAGTATCAGTACTCATTAGCTTTTGTGGCGGGTCTAGCACTGGATCTGGTGATGGGGGTAGCGATCCGGAACCGACAATGTATGACTTAAGTTCCGATGTCTCACCCAGTGATGCAGGTTCGATAAATCCTGAATCGGGAACCTATGAGGAAGGAGAAAAGGTTGAAGTTACAGCCGATAATGCAAATTCTGCATGGGGGTTTAATAAATGGACGGGAGATGTGGAATCAACAGATAACCCACTGACTATAACCATGGATTCGGATACGGAGATTACTGCTAACTTCGATGCCGTGGGGTCTATTTATGAATTTGAACTGGGAATAGTGGACTCTCTTAATGCAATGAATCTGGTTCTTGGTCAGCTGGAAGGAGCTTCAGAAGGTTTTGACGAAGGGATGGATACTGAAAGTCCACCGGCTCCGCCTCAAAGCGAAGATGCTATTCATATGTTCGTTAAGGTGAAGGATTTGGAGCTGTTAGAAGACTTCAGAAAAGTTCAGGCTGGTTCTATTACTTGGAATATACAGGTAGGAACTATGTCTGGAGATTCGTTAACGGTTAACTGGAACTTCAAAGAAACAGTTCTTAATGGTTCCCTAACAATTCAAAAGAATACAGATACCTCAACGCAGGTAGATATGAGTGCTAAGAATACAGCTATATTTGAAGCTGCTGATTCCGATAGTTTACTCATTAAATACCAATTAACTAATTAACATTTAATATTAATACACTTAAGAGTGTTAAAAGAGTCTCCTGGATTATTTCGGGAGACTCTTTTTTTAAAAAATATTTTTTAGTCTTGTTGAGCTTATTGCATTGGCGTTTCTGATCATCTTAGTTATTTTAGAATAGAAATTTTTCAGGCCTCATTAGCTAATTTTGCTTTATCGCCAATTAATTATTGTTCATGATCGAAATTAAAGAGTTAACTAGTTCTGCCCAGCTACAAGAATTTGTGAAGTTCCAGTTTAATCTGCTAGAGGATAATGAATATTGGGTTCCCCCCATAATATCCGATGAACTAGAGAATTTTGACCCGGATATAAATCCTGTTTTTGAACAAGCTGAAGGTCATTTTTTTATGGCTTACCAAGATGGTAGACCGGTAGGGAGAGTTGCGGCTATTATAAATAGGATGGAGATTGAGAATCAAGGAAAGCCTAAAATGCGCTTTGGTTGGTTCGACGTTATTGATGATATCAAGGTTACAGAAGCTCTTATTGAGAAGGTCCGGGAAATTGGTCAACAGCATGATCTTGAATATATGGAAGGTCCCGTGGGGTTCTCTATCATGGATAAGGCGGGCATGCTGGTTGAAGGATTTGACGAACTCAATACCATGATAACATGGTACAGTTTACCCCACTATAAAGAACATCTTGAACAGTTAGGATTTGAAAAAGAAAAAGAATGGGTAGAGTTTGAAATTAAAATTCCAGAAGAGGGGCCCACGGATAAGGTTAAACGATTTGCCGGCCTTATCATGGAAAAGTATAATCTGGAAGTTATCCATTATAAGGATAAGGAAGAGATCTTAGAACATGCCGAAGCAATGTTCGATCTGATCAATAAAACCTACCAGGATCTTAGCACCTTTGTGCCCATTCAACAAGAAGAGATCGACTATTACAAGGAAAAATAC encodes:
- a CDS encoding InlB B-repeat-containing protein, yielding MFKYIRIIFVLGLVSVLISFCGGSSTGSGDGGSDPEPTMYDLSSDVSPSDAGSINPESGTYEEGEKVEVTADNANSAWGFNKWTGDVESTDNPLTITMDSDTEITANFDAVGSIYEFELGIVDSLNAMNLVLGQLEGASEGFDEGMDTESPPAPPQSEDAIHMFVKVKDLELLEDFRKVQAGSITWNIQVGTMSGDSLTVNWNFKETVLNGSLTIQKNTDTSTQVDMSAKNTAIFEAADSDSLLIKYQLTN
- a CDS encoding GNAT family N-acetyltransferase, with translation MIEIKELTSSAQLQEFVKFQFNLLEDNEYWVPPIISDELENFDPDINPVFEQAEGHFFMAYQDGRPVGRVAAIINRMEIENQGKPKMRFGWFDVIDDIKVTEALIEKVREIGQQHDLEYMEGPVGFSIMDKAGMLVEGFDELNTMITWYSLPHYKEHLEQLGFEKEKEWVEFEIKIPEEGPTDKVKRFAGLIMEKYNLEVIHYKDKEEILEHAEAMFDLINKTYQDLSTFVPIQQEEIDYYKEKYFRYLHPDFINCIADEDGKLVAFAITMPSFAKALQKAHGKLLPFGWAHLLKARYFHDKAAFYLIGIDPKYQNKGLTSIIFKEMNEMFNDRGITRVETNPELEDNESIQALWNSYENRIHKRRRTYRKAL